The Acidobacteriota bacterium genomic interval GCCCCGGCTCTTCGAGGAGCAGCGCCTCACCTTGCTGGGCAACTCCTGCCTGATAGTGGAAGGCCGCCTGCAAAGCCGCCACAACGTCATCTCGGTCAAGGCGGCCCGCTTTCAACCCTTCGATCCCCGCACCCCCCGCACCCGCTCCCACGACTTCCACTGAGGGAGCATCTGCAAAAGCCCCATAGCCGGCCGAGTGACTTTCTGTGAAACGGCCCCGCCCTCCAGCCGCGCCTGCAGCACTGCCCTCCATCGCCGCAAGGATGCGCCACTGCCGCCAACTTCCAGATCCCAACGATCCCAACTGCCAAAACTCCCAAGACTCCCAAGTGCGTGTGGCCGTGGACTGGTGAGTTGAAGATGGGGTGCTGGAAGTTCGACCCAAGGTCGTGGAAACTGAGCTGATCCTTGACCTGGTGGCAGGCGCATCCTTGCGGCGATCCCCACCGGAGCCACAGGCATCCGCGAAAGCCACTATCGAACGCCGGCGTTGTAGACCGAAGTCTCAGGATTGAACTGCTTCCAGTCGAACCAGTAGTCCTTGATCACGGGCAGGCGCTCGAGTTGCTTGCCTTCAAGGGGCCCCGAGAGAGCGGTGCCTGAGAAATCCCACTCGCTGCCGGTCTGGGCGTCGACCAGGCGCAGCGGATCGCTTTCGGCCTTGCGGTAGAGATCCAGCCGTTGTCCTTCCACCTGACGGTGGAAAGCCCGCACCGAGTTCCCGTCTTCGGCCACCACCAGCAACAGGGCCTGTCCGCCCAGCAGGTCGGCGATGGGGTTCTGTTTCCGCAGCACGTCCATGGGATAGGCCTTGGCGCGTCCGCCCAGCTTCAGGCCCAGCACCAGGGCGCCCAGCTCGACTTCGTCCCCTCCATCGACCGAAGTGGGAAAGGCGAAGGGTCCGCCGTCCTGGGGACGCTTCTCCCCGGGCCCGAAGTAGAACTCGGCGTAGCGATCGTCAGGGGCCAGCACCTGGGTATCGGGATGCTCCCGCTTCCAAATGGCGAAGGACACCTCGTCGAAGGGCTTCAAGGTCAGGCGGCTGCCCTTGAGCGGACCCTGGATGGCCTCTCCGGTCACCTGCTGCCACCAGCTTCCGGTCTGGTGGTCCTTCATGATGAAGTTTTGGTTGTTGAGGCCCACCAGCTCGAAGGTCAGAGCCTGTCCGTCGACCGTCGCCTCCCACACCAGACCGGTGTGGCAGAGCGATCAGTAGGT includes:
- a CDS encoding DUF3179 domain-containing protein, giving the protein MKKRLLQILPFLLTGLSVGIFYLAIILISPTRTQTPAAIEWSYFLHSWQVLLSAALLTLGVLLTFYLWSRTSSLLYRIGLVVCLCLLLGTAYLSMGKSVITSMFERLDGGRYLAAAQADHVADEEMVMGLTVGGKALAYPVKMVSYHHIVNERLAGEPFVVTYUSLCHTGLVWEATVDGQALTFELVGLNNQNFIMKDHQTGSWWQQVTGEAIQGPLKGSRLTLKPFDEVSFAIWKREHPDTQVLAPDDRYAEFYFGPGEKRPQDGGPFAFPTSVDGGDEVELGALVLGLKLGGRAKAYPMDVLRKQNPIADLLGGQALLLVVAEDGNSVRAFHRQVEGQRLDLYRKAESDPLRLVDAQTGSEWDFSGTALSGPLEGKQLERLPVIKDYWFDWKQFNPETSVYNAGVR